A region from the Gavia stellata isolate bGavSte3 chromosome 12, bGavSte3.hap2, whole genome shotgun sequence genome encodes:
- the DALRD3 gene encoding DALR anticodon-binding domain-containing protein 3 yields the protein METGEGRPGVAATLRALNGALGRPAALWVKESGARNLRHRDFLAPRAALSAAFPGGQVPAGVVAGVTSLAGPGVLPVRDCQETPAGLAVQVRRPEAFRSLLGPPPGPAPAVAVPAPAGWVVLHCPALRGPAALRPRHLRPLLLADHLAQLLRAQGVGVRLVPALAEEGSREVLRQLRVDWPSGSSGSALPDAVSALKRVLGQSPCAAACEQGPGTAVLTEDVICTVHLKSFVEQQGLVGYDPNLDVLLVTEGKLRSLAELQQAVLQCTAGGQGSCCSIVHVVSCEEEFQQQQLDLLWRILDPGAHTALQKHLVCGPVKVTNPSSPIGADQYFQLRKRQMYEASVMKYGELAQDEAWTEVIDTLTVAAIRFEMLSTAHRSQITLDLEDSSISTKGTKSGAFVMYNCARLATLFDTYQRAVERGTYPPLPPASELNFSCLREEGEWLLLFNYLLPFPEVLQQAAQLPASTKGIRITANTETVCKFLIQLSMDFSSYYNRVHVLGEPFPHLFDQMFARLRLLGAVRDVFHSALATLHLLPLSQI from the exons ATGGAGACGGGCGAGGGCCGGCCGGGGGTGGCGGCGACGCTGCGGGCGCTGAACGGCGCGCTGGGGCGGCCCGCCGCGCTCTGGGTGAAGGAGAGCGGCGCCCGCAACCTGCGGCACCGGGACTTCCTGGCGCCGCGGGCCGCGCTCAGCGCCGCCTTCCCCGGGGGACAG GTGCCCGCTGGCGTCGTGGCGGGCGTGACATCGCTGGCAGGCCCGGGGGTGCTGCCGGTGCGGGACTGCCAGGAGACGCCGGCGGGGCTGGCGGTGCAGGTGCGGCGCCCCGAGGCCTTCCGCAGCCTGCTAGGGCCCCCGCCCGGGCCGGCCCCCGCGGTGGCGGTGCCGGCGCCGGCGGGGTGGGTGGTGCTGCACTGCCCGGCCctgcgcggccccgccgccctgcGGCCCCGCCACCTCCGGCCCCTCCTGCTGGCCGACCACCTGGCCCAGCTGCTGCGCGCCCAGGG GGTCGGTGTCCGCCTGGTCCCTGCCCTCGCCGAGGAGGGCAGCCGGGAGGTCCTGCGGCAGCTCCGCGTGGACTGGCCCTCCGGCTCCAGCGGCTCGGCCCTCCCTGATGCTGTCTCGGCCTTGAAGCGAGTGCTGGGCCAGTCCCCCTGTGCCGCAGCCTGTGAGCAGGGGCCAGGCACAGCCGTGCTGACGGAGGATGTCATCTGTACAGTGCACTTGAAGAGCTTTGTGGAGCAGCAGGGCTTGGTGGGCTACGACCCCAATCTAGATGTCCTTCTTG TGACGGAGGGGAAGCTGCGGTCCctggctgagctgcagcaagCTGTTTTGCAGTGCACA gctggaggccaggggagctgctgcagcatcgTGCATGTAGTGAGCTGCGAGGAGGaattccagcagcagcagctggatcTTCTCTGGAGGATTTTGGATCCAGGAGCCCACACAGCTTTGCAG AAACACCTTGTCTGTGGGCCAGTGAAGGTGACAAACCCCTCATCGCCCATTGGGGCAGACCAGTACTTTCA GCTCCGGAAGCGTCAGATGTACGAGGCCTCTGTGATGAAGTATGGGGAGCTTGCGCAAG ATGAGGCCTGGACTGAGGTGATTGATACCCTCACAGTGGCAGCCATCAGGTTTGAGATGCTGAGCACTGCTCACCGGAGTCAG ATCACCCTGGACCTGGAGGACAGCAGCATCTCCACGAAGGGAACCAAGAGTGGCGCCTTCGTGATGTACAACTGTGCCCGGCTGGCCACACTCTTCGACACCTACCAGCGGGCTGTGGAGCGGG GCACGTACCCACCTCTGCCGCCAGCATCAGAACTGAACTTCTCCTGCCTCCGGGAAGAG GGTGAATGGCTCCTACTCTTCAACTatctcctgcccttccctgaagtcctgcagcaggcagcacagctgcccGCATCCACCAAGGGGATCCGGATCACAGCCAACACAGAGACA GTGTGCAAGTTCCTGATCCAGCTCAGCATGGATTTCAGCTCCTACTACAACCGGGTCCATGTCCTGGGG GAGCCATTCCCTCACCTCTTTGACCAGATGTTTGCCCGCCTCCGACTGCTGGGAGCAGTGAGGGATGTGTTCCACAGCGCACTGGCAACTCTGCACCTCCTTCCTCTGAGCCAGATCTGA
- the WDR6 gene encoding tRNA (34-2'-O)-methyltransferase regulator WDR6 produces MESVALVAPVTALEFVGDVLLAGTGPEVAAFRLSGGGGPVAAAGRRSVLRETSVQGLRAEPGGGGAVVRVAAFGGRWLAVLAVRRGGGARLAACGGGAARELGARVWEARWAAGGRLALALGGGAVALYEWRGGGRWLRRASCGGAGALRCAALAGTGWARLALAAGTAAGAVVVWRAAAAAAPRRRLLGHRGAVLALCYAAPRGLLASASEDRSVRLWAVGELDGEGGGDGDGCCLLVCYGHGARVAAVALRGPCPVSAGEDGACLEWGGGGGVRRARRAHRGALRALALRPAGGCLATGGDDGGVRLWRPRRAAPAAAAAALGAPERPRAVLLAGPRRVLALGEAGGLAAYETAAGRWVPVLPPAAAGPRGVLAAAPLPGGAEALCALAGGDGRLLLFALGHPGAAAALRLFEGAVRGLGWAPRPGLPPDTAALLASGPDGEMLWLDVTHRPGQAPWVRLMGRYLLPPCKQRWHTCTAFLPQGGLLVCGDRRGSLLLFPCSSSPGQAAESTAVAHGGTNPAGEDSGSESEPSCLAHKGALPLEDPLSVLFGLHGKTGVTSVTCHGGYIYSTGRDGCYRQLRLQGQQLEVLRKHRPCKGLQWIEELRFSSDGDLLVLGFHADNFVVWSSRTSENLHCIPCGGGHRSWSYCSSPSAEAFAFVKCGDVMLYRREAEPCEQQVLLASLHGREIACVRRLGAVEVPGDAALNIFVTGSEDTTACVLALSEHSRAAVPLARLSDHISSVRALVLAGPAGPSDEGFGDKGLSALLFSAGGRAQIECYRLLCGRDPASESAVACQVVHVASHRLDEHWERKKNRHKLVKMDPETRYMSLSVVPGTSSEQLLMPWKFLAAACSDGSVRVFGLLEAARKLVLVAESFHHQRCVLKVEAFLHTQAGGERRHLLCSAATDGSVAFWDITSPIADAVDALHRADGDMQPLALGTPLLTIMAHSCGVNSLHVRETPEGQYLVASGSDDGSIHVCLLDVALGGGEAAAGTCLRILERVARPCAHAAHVTGIRVLRPDLLLSASVDQRLTLWHRGPGRLDLLSTTFFHVPDLAELDCWEVAEAGGELRYFCVLCGQGLEMLHGTAPPEPPPPEAPQ; encoded by the exons ATGGAGTCGGTGGCGCTGGTGGCGCCGGTGACGGCGCTGGAGTTCGTGGGGGACGTGCTGCTGGCGG GCACGGGCCCGGAGGTGGCGGCGTTCCGGctgagcggcggcggcgggccggtggcggcggcgggccggcgGAGCGTGCTGCGTGAGACCAGCGTGCAGGGGCTGCGGgccgagcccggcggcggcggggcggtggTGCGCGTGGCGGCCTTCGGCGGGCgctggctggcggtgctggcggtgcggcgcggcggcggggcgcggctGGCGGcgtgcggcggcggggcggcgcgggagCTGGGGGCGCGGGTGTGGGAGGCGCGGtgggcggcgggcgggcggctggCGCTGGCGCTGGGCGGCGGGGCCGTGGCGCTCTACGAgtggcggggcggcgggcgctggcTGCGGCGGGCGAgctgcggcggggccggggcgctgCGCTGCGCCGCGCTGGCGGGGACGGGCTGGGCGCGGCTGGCGCTGGCGGCCGGCACGGCGGCGGGGGCCGTGGTGGTGTggcgggcggccgcggcggcggccccgcggcggcggctgctcGGGCACCGGGGAGCGGTGCTGGCGCTCTGCTACGCGGCGCCGCGGGGGCTGCTCGCCTCCGCCTCCGAGGACCGCAGCGTGCGGCTCTGGGCCGTGGGCGAGCTGGacggggagggcggcggggacggggacggctgctgcctgctggtcTGCTACGGGCACGGGGCGCGGGTGGCCGCCGTGGCGCTGCGGGGGCCGTGCCCGGTCAGCGCCGGGGAGGACGGCGCCTGCCTGGAgtggggcggcggcggcggcgtgCGGCGGGCGCGCCGGGCGCACCGCGGGGCCCTGCGCGCCCTGGCCCTGCGCCCCGCCGGCGGCTGCCTCGCCACGGGCGGCGACGACGGCGGCGTCCGCCTCtggcggccccggcgggcggccccggcggcggcggcggcagcgctgGGGGCCCCGGAGCGGCCGCGGGCCGTGCTGctggcggggccgcggcgggtgCTGGCGCTGGGCGAggcgggcgggctggcggcGTACGAgacggcggcggggcgctgggTGCCGGtgctgccccccgccgccgccgggccccgcggggTGCTGGCTGCCGCCCCCCTGCCCGGCGGGGCCGAGGCGCTCTGCGCCCTGGCCGGCGGCGACGGGCGCCTCCTCCTCTTCGCCCTGGGCCACCCCGGGGCCGCTGCCGCGCTGAGGCTGTTCGAGGGGGCCGTGcgcgggctgggctgggccccCCGCCCAGGGCTGCCCCCCGACACCGCTGCCCTCCTGGCTTCCGGGCCCGACGGGGAGATGCTCTGGCTGGATGTCACCCACCGCCCCGGGCAGGCACCCTGGGTGCGGCTCATGGGACGGTACCTGCTGCCCCCCTGCAAGCAGCGCTGGCACACCTGCACGGCCTTCCTGCCCCAGGGAGGGCTCCTGGTCTGCGGGGACCGCCGgggctccctcctcctcttcccttgcagcagctccccagggcaggCTGCGGAAAGCACCGCCGTTGCCCATGGCGGCACGAACCCAGCTGGCGAGGACTCCGGCAGCGAGTCGGAGCCCTCTTGCTTGGCACACAAAGGGGCTCTTCCCCTTGAGGACCCCCTGTCTGTGCTCTTTGGGCTCCACGGGAAGACGGGGGTTACCTCGGTGACCTGCCACGGGGGCTACATTTACAGCACTGGTCGGGACGGCTGCTACCGGCAGCTCCGCCtgcagggccagcagctggaggtCCTGCGGAAGCACAGGCCCTGCAAAGGGCTGCAGTGGATTGAGGAGCTGCGCTTCTCCTCGGATGGGGACCTGCTCGTGCTGGGCTTTCACGCTGATAACTTTGTGGTGTGGAGCAGCAGGACCAGCGAGAACCTCCACTGCATCCCCTGCGGCGGGGGGCACCGCTCCTGGAGCTACTGCAGCAGCCCCTCAGCTGAGGCCTTTGCCTTCGTCAAGTGCGGGGACGTGATGCTCTACCGCCGCGAGGCCGAACCCTGCGAGCAGCAGGTGCTCCTGGCATCCCTGCATGGGCGGGAGATCGCCTGCGTGCGACGCCTGGGAGCGGTGGAGGTACCTGGTGATGCCGCCCTTAACATCTTCGTCACCGGCAGCGAGGACACTACGGCCTGTGTCCTGGCGCTCAGCGAGCACTCCCGGGCAGCCGTGCCCCTTGCCCGGCTCAGCGACCACATCTCCAGCGTGAGGGCGCTGGTGCTGGCTGGCCCTGCGGGACCCAGCGATGAGGGCTTTGGTGACAAAGGCTTGTCTGCcctgctcttctctgcaggCGGCCGGGCGCAGATTGAGTGCTACCGGCTGCTGTGTGGCAGGGACCCAGCCTCCGAGAGCGCCGTGGCTTGCCAAGTCGTCCACGTGGCCTCCCACCGGCTGGACGAGCACTGGGAGCGGAAGAAGAACAGGCACAAGCTCGTCAAGATGGACCCGGAGACGAG GTACATGTCCCTCTCAGTCGTGCCCGGAACCAGCTCTGAGCAGCTGCTGATGCCCTGGAAGttcctggctgctgcctgcagcgaTGGATCGGTCCG GGTCTTTGGGCTGCTGGAGGCCGCCCGGAAGCTGGTGCTGGTGGCAGAGTCGTTTCACCACCAGCGCTGTGTGCTGAAGGTGGAGGCGTTCCTGCACacacaggcaggaggggagag GAGGCATCTCCTGTGCAGTGCAGCCACTGATGGCAGTGTTGCCTTCTGGGACATCACCAGCCCCATCGCAGATGCGGTGGATGCCCTGCACCGAGCGGATGGAGACATGCAGCCCCTGG ccctgggcaccccgcTGCTCACCATCATGGCCCACAGCTGCGGCGTGAACAGCCTCCATGTCCGTGAGACGCCAGAGGGACAGTACCTGGTGGCCAGTGGCAGCGACGATGGCTCCATCCATGTCTGCCTGCTGGATGTGGCCCTGGGCGGGGGCGAGGCTGCGGCAGGGACCTGCCTGCGCATTCTGGAGCGGGTGGCCAGGCCCTGCGCCCACGCCGCCCATGTGACAGGGATCCGGGTGCTGCGGCCAgacctgctgctctctgcctcaGTGGACCAGCGGCTGACACTGTGGCACCGGGGCCCGGGTAGGCTGGACCTGCTCAGCACCACCTTCTTCCACGTGCCTGACCTGGCTGAGCTGGACTGCTGGGAGGTGGCGGAGGCCGGCGGGGAGCTGCGCTACTTCTGTGTGCTCTGCGGACAGGGCCTGGAGATGCTGCATGGCACagccccccccgagccccctcCACCAGAGGCTCCCCAGTAA
- the NDUFAF3 gene encoding NADH dehydrogenase [ubiquinone] 1 alpha subcomplex assembly factor 3, which translates to MFIEGYTSRGFTVSGNLVVGPCAILPRTILQWNVGSYRDISRESLSLFRLLEPQIEILVLGTGDRVERLHPAVLKQMRECGIAVEVQDTPNACATFNFLTSEKRMAAAGLIPPRGTYMGM; encoded by the exons ATGTTCATCGAGGGCTACACCAGCCGCGGCTTCACTGTCAGCGGGAACCTGGTGGTGGGGCCCTGCGCCATCCTGCCCCGCACCATCCTCCAGTGGAAT GTTGGCTCCTACAGGGACATCTCGCGTGAGAGTCTGTCACTGTTCCGGCTGCTGGAGCCCCAAATAG AGATCCTGGTACTGGGCACAGGAGATAGGGTGGAGCGGCTCCATCCCGCCGTGCTGAAGCAGATGCGGGAGTGCGGGATCGCTGTGGAGGTGCAGGACACG CCAAATGCGTGTGCAACCTTCAACTTCCTAACAAGTGAAAAGCGCATGGCGGCTGCTGGGCTCATCCCTCCACGGGGCACCTACATGGGGATGTAg